CTTCATTAATCATTCCTACCTGTGCGGTGATATCTTCAATACCTTTACTTTGTTCTTGTGATGCTGCCGATATTTCAGTCATTAAATCAGTCACTTTTATAACCGAGCCAATAATTGCACGTAAATTGTCGCCAGAGCGCCCCACCAGATTGGCACCTGCTGATATGGATTTTGAAGAGTTACCAATAAGGCGTTTAATATTCAGAGCAGAATGACCACTTTGGTGCGCTAATATTCCCACTTCACGCGCAACAACAGAGAATCCCCGCCCGTGTTGACCAGCATGAGCAGCCTCAATTGCAGCATTTAAGGCCAGAATATTGGTCTGAAAAGCTACCGATTCTATCAAAGTGATGATCTCGGCTATCTCCTGCGAGCCCGCAGAAATATCAGCCATCGAATTAACTACGCCAGACATCATATCGCCACCTTGACTGGCAATATTTTTGGCTTCATTGGCCAATTGATTTGCCTGATCTGCACTCTTAGAATTCTGTTTTACACGCTCGGTAAGTTGATACATATTCTGTGTCGTGGCTGCTAATGACTGCGTTTGTGATTGCGTTTGCTCAGAAATACGATGGCTGTCTGCAGCGATTTGATTAACGCCAGTTAGAATAACATCGACGCCACTGCGTACCTGGCTAACCAATACCACTAAGCCTTGTTGCATCTGGTATATGCTGACCGCCAACAGCCGAACTTCCCGGCTAGTAAAAGCGTTATGCTCAATCTGATGAGATAAATCTCCCGCAGCAATCACATGAATTTGGGCAATCAGATAATTAAGTGGCCGAATAACCCAGCGAGTCACACCTAACCAAACAGAGAATGCAAGACACAATAAAATAACCAATGCAATGATAACCGCCTGTTTTGCCGAGGACAAAGAAGAGAGCAATTGGCTATCCATTACCGTGCGGTTTTCTTCGCTTTCCTGCAAATAACGGTAATACTTTTCAGTAAAATCACTTTGAAAACCTTGAATAGGGACTTCAAAAAAGGCATCTATATTGCTGTTCTTGACCAATCCCTGACTAATTTCTGATAGACCTTGAAACAACTGTAGATAGCTTTCCTTCAGAGCAATAAACTCAGGCC
The sequence above is drawn from the Yersinia enterocolitica subsp. enterocolitica genome and encodes:
- a CDS encoding methyl-accepting chemotaxis protein, coding for MKLVSGVKSISLFTNIKFGILSGLILVISLFSLLQLFSIGYLSHILDNTKDNVEKTHHSHQQEVLMDRARMELLIASDKLNRAGIYYMEDKETGSEGSWQSLLSEATKSIQQSQDDFRQLLLVSTHDDRPEFIALKESYLQLFQGLSEISQGLVKNSNIDAFFEVPIQGFQSDFTEKYYRYLQESEENRTVMDSQLLSSLSSAKQAVIIALVILLCLAFSVWLGVTRWVIRPLNYLIAQIHVIAAGDLSHQIEHNAFTSREVRLLAVSIYQMQQGLVVLVSQVRSGVDVILTGVNQIAADSHRISEQTQSQTQSLAATTQNMYQLTERVKQNSKSADQANQLANEAKNIASQGGDMMSGVVNSMADISAGSQEIAEIITLIESVAFQTNILALNAAIEAAHAGQHGRGFSVVAREVGILAHQSGHSALNIKRLIGNSSKSISAGANLVGRSGDNLRAIIGSVIKVTDLMTEISAASQEQSKGIEDITAQVGMINEVTRLNADLVDQSTQASEVLQKQIFQLNQSVARFCLPVTVRPLNILMRRSL